In the genome of Candida dubliniensis CD36 chromosome 3, complete sequence, the window TCTAGTTACAAAGTTGTCGGATCAAGTTCAAGATTAAGCAATATGTTGCGAGCTTTTAAACAAGTTATTCAGGACTATTCAACCCCAGAAAACACAACATTAACTAGACATTTGACAGCTCACTTATCTCATCAAATCgaatatttgaaaacagGGCGTCCTTTATCAGTTTCTATGGGTAATGCCATTAGATGGttaaaacaagaaatatctgtgatttcaattgatacaTCTGAAGCTAAAGCCAAGGAAATACTATGCacaaaaattgatgatttcaTTAAGGAAAAAATTGTCCTTTCTGATCGTTTGATTGTGGATTCGGCATCAAGACATATTTCTAATGGGTCTACTATTTTAACATTTGGTCATTCACAAGTATTGGAAGagttatttaaattttgtgttgttgaacaaggtaaaaaatttaatttaataattgtggATTCTCGACCTTTATTTGAAGGGAAAAAgttattgaaaaacttGGTGAATACATCTTTGGAAAAAGAGGTTGAAACAAATTCTGTTGCTAGTTCAACAATAGAGAAAGTTCCAATTACACAAAGTCATATCAGTGTTCAATATGTTCTTATCAATGCATTGTCATCCACTCTTTTAGAAGATGTTGATTGTGTATTTTTGGGAGCTCACGCAATGTTATCTAATGGTCGTCTTTATTCTAGAGTGGGCACTGCTTTGATTGCCATGATGAGCCACACAAGAAATATCCCAGTTTTAACCTGTTGTGAATCTGTCAAATTTTCAGATAAGGTCCAATTAGACTCTGTCACAACTAATGAATTGGCAGATCCTGAGGATTTAATTCAAGAGATTGATTCTAAAAAACCACCTCAAAAACAATCATTTGCATTAgaacaatttttaaaagaaactGAGCAAGAAAACAAACAGCCAAAACAAGTCAAAGGTAAGCAGGAAGCAGATACTACTGCAGAACAATCAGATGATCTGGAACCtttgaagaattggcaAGACgtcaaaaatttgaatataatcaatattatgTATGATTTGACTCCACCAGAGTATATCAACAAAGTCATCACAGAATTGGGTGCATTGCCACCTTCTTCAGTTCCTGTGATTTTGAGAGAGTATAAAAATGCGTAAGTaagtaaatatttttagGTAAGTTAGATAGATGtgaaatttaattaatatctaaatataatatttacGTGGTTTTTCTAAGTTCGGTTAATACAACATTTGAACTTTCTGTTGTGGCAAACTCCTCCAATGCATCAACTATAACCAGTGTTGCATGTACCTTGTTTATGTAGTGgttcaattgttttgataACCTGATAAATTGTATTTTTACATTTTCAATAGAATCAACAGTTAGacacttttcttttaaaaactCCCAAGTTctgattaataaattgacaTTCACTTGTTTCCCCGACTCTTCAATTTCAGTCAATACTTTCTTGAATATTTCCGTAGTTTCCAATTTGGATCTCCATGCgttttcaatatattttgattGGAAAGTTTTCACTAATCGATCAAACacaaattcaaacaattgattattaatatcGGGCTGGGTATAAAATGCAACAGCCACattattcaaaatcttcaatttcttttcttctaattctaTATTCTCCTTAgcattcaattttttggcCTCAGTCCCGTCCTccatttcttcatcactATCGTCATCAGTAGAGTCATATCTATCACTCAACACATTTGTCATTATCTCGATATATAAGTCAACAAGTTCATCATCTTCGTGGAAATGGTGGATATACTTCCCGCAAGAAATAATTGCGTGCCTTTGATAAGCCTTGTTCCGTCTCTTTATCTCAATTGTTACAGTTCTATTGATTGCCTCATATATATCCTGATGGTGAGCAATATATGTTTTGGACATTATAGCAAAGGAGACCAATGAATCAAAAACCAACTCTTTACCATCCCAAGATTTTCCTTTGTTGGATTCAATCAATAActtcaaaatttcatcGATTATTGCAATCgaaaattgattcaaattatcaattaccAAACACAAGTTCGAAAGTGCCTTGGCCAATGTCTTTctaatcaaaaaatcattagatTTGAGATATTTTTTAACTAAATCAATAATCTCCACAAGGTATAATTTGATGGCTGAATTACCGCCACTGGTATTTTCAATCCATTctctttcaaaattttcaacaaccTGCTTACTCGGATCAAATCTTCCAATATACGCAACTGGTAAAAATGCAGAAGCTActgtttcaaatttatccccagaatattttgaaacatTCTCACTAGCCACAGATGCTAGAATTCTTGACCTTTCATCACCAGCGTCAGTTGCTTCAAAATACATTTTGgtaattttatttgaataCCTGATCACTGTTTCCACTTTGGCAATTCGACACAAATGACCACAAGCTGCGGCATAACTCGACGCGACTGTGTCATTGCGATCGTTAATTTGAGTCATGGCAACAACCAATAACCTGTCGCCATCTGGTTTAATCATTTGAAGATGTTGGGTAACCATGTTCATAATTACCATTGCAGCACTTACTTTGGTAGGCAAACCAACACCTTTCTTAATCGTTCTTTCTAACCTGGTGATAAAATCTGGTAGCAATGAATcatccaattgatttaataatttctcaATGGCATCCATCAATGGCGAATGTCCAACGCTCTTCATTCTTTTCgcatcaatttcattatggTCAACATTATACTTGCTAGCATTCAAGACTAGATAATTGACTACTTCTGGTTCTAAACTTGAAAACAagttaataaaattttcaatcaacTCGGGAACATATTCTCTCATACTTTTATTTCCCGATTTAcacaatttcaaaactgTCTGCAATGCAAAATCCTTGACCTCTTGTGAATCAGACAACAACCCCTTACTACCAAGCAAGAATGGTATCAAAAACAGCAAAACGGACTTTGTGTTGGCAGATTCATTGGAGCTGGTTTCCAATAATCTAGTCAATTTAGTTGCTAATGACTTGGTTAAATTAGTGCCTTCTTTTCTCACACTTTCTTTGATATCATCCATAACTCTAAAACTCATTGTCCATATTTCATCGAGTTTAGATTGATATTTATTCAACTCTACCATCTGCAATAAATCATTCATGGCAGCAGTACTGCCTTGTCTGGTTCTCCACTCCTTTTTGCCCATACTAGTCAACAACTCTTTCAAGATTTTGTCAAAATTAGCATCCACGGCTTTCGATGTGTCCTTAATCAAAGCATTCCAAATATCATTCATAGATGTAGAAACTCCAACATTTGGATCATATCTGTATCTAAACAATTTGGGAATCAATCTATCAGCTAGTTGTTGATTGTCTGTCAAAAGTTTATCTAATGATGATTGTGccaaaattgattctaatCCAAAAGCAATACCTTTTCTAGAAGACCATAaggatgatgattttgCAAGGGACATAAACTTATATACCAAACTTGGATCACCAACATCTTGGGCCAAGTTTAAAACATCCTTGTAAGTTGAAACGGACCCTTCATTTGTTCTTAATAAGTCTGGTTCAAAGAGTTCAGTATCATGCTCTACCGATCCTGAAGTGAAAGATGAAGTATTTGATTGCGTAAATGATTTCAACAATGATTTTACAAGTGtttcttttaaatcaaaatcgCCCATTTCATACACCAATCCCAACCCTCTTGATGCCGACTCTTGCACCAATTCATCTCTGTCAGCTAAAAACCTCATAAAAGCGACGTGGATTTCTGATGCTCTGGAACGAACAACATCAAGATTATTACAGTATTGTACAAGAGACAATAACCAAATGCACCCTGCTTTTCTTAGAGATGGTTGTGTATTTTTGCAAGCAGCAAGGATACTGTTTAGTAAAGCTGCTACCCGTGATGTATCATGGGGAATATACTTGACAATTGCATCAGGAATATCCAATTGTTTGcgtaataattttgaatccCAGCCAGCAGCAGCGACAACAAGTGCTTCTCCTGcagtaaataaatattccACTTGTTTAGAAACGTGCGTGTTGAAAATTACTTGTTCATCATCACTCAAACTGCTGGAATCCAGTATAGTTTCTCCAGTTAAGGTCAAATACCCGAATGCTATAACTGAACGTTCATCGATCTTTTTCACCTTAACTTTGATAATATCCTTgtatttatcaacaaaagaTGATAAATCTTGGTTAATTATGGGACCCAACACACCAAACATAGCTAACTGTGAGATTGCATCCAATGCCAGATAATAAAAACTGGATTCTGATAACATTGTTTCAAGTGTTTGCAAGATACTTGTCAAAATCGAAGTTGAAATAACCTCTAATCTATTTCTCAACACTAATCTAGAAATTAAATAGCTTGTTGCTAATGGTCTACTCTTTGACTTTTTATATGTCGCGTTTGctattaattgatttaacaaATTGTCAACATCTTCATCAGATACACTTGTATGACTAGCAATAATAGCAAATGACTTGCATACTCGTGCCAATGAAATATCATCTAGAACATCAGCATCTAGCAAACCCAATAAATCTTGAGTCTTTGGTATTAATGCCTCAACAGCTGTTGAGGATGCAAAGGATAATAACCTAGCCAATATCAAACCATACGACGTATCAGGAGTGATTCCCGTTGAATTGTCAAATTGACCTGTGACAGCATCAATACAAATAGATAACAACTTGAATACACTTTGCTGTATCATAGGATTCTTCATTTCTgtaataatcaaatttcttACAGTATCATTCATCTCAATTGCCTTTTCGAGTCTAATAGACCAATCCTGATCACAAGCAATAACCGTTGTCTTGTCTTTGATTGCATTCATCACTAATACTTGCTCTGCAAATTCTACTGCCTTAGGAAGCGATAAAAAAATAGCATTGTCATGAGACGTTCTAGCAGcttcaatttcattcaGAAGAGTGGTGACAAATGACTCAAAGGACGGGAACTCAACTGATGATTCCTGCCCTAATAAGTATGAAGTAGACTTAAATTCCGTGGTATTTCCGGCTTGGTTGATATTGAACCAATATGGGTGTAATCCATTCAACCCTTCTTCAATAGTGTGAGGTGCACTAGTTTTTGATGTACCCAAAATAGACAAATATCTTGCTTCTGGATCTTGGAAGGGGTAGGTTGAGTTGACAAATTTAACAACGATGTATTTGGCTGAATCAATATTGATGTACTTCCGCAATAAgcttttcaattcaatttttctggAGTCAGATAAACTGCTCAAATGGACTGTCAATCCCGAAAGAGCTTTCTGAATAGAAGGGATTAACTCTGGTGATTGGTTTGTTGCTCCCAAGgaatcaaacaaaaactgCAAAAAAGACCAAtcattaaaaaatatactAGGCTGTGACTTCAAAATGTCACCCAATGCTTCATATTTAGAATTTACATCCTTGATTTTATTCATATAATTTGTCCCCATTGACACTTCAACACACGGCCATCCTTCAGCGATTATACTGTTTCTCAATTGGTGAGCAATGTCTTCGTTGAATTTTTCTAGATTTCCTTCAGGAATTGGTGACTGGCCAAGTTTTCTTATAAATTGTATTGACAATTGTCTCAACCTGGAGTTATCAGATCCAAGAGCAGCTGATGCAATCTTATCTTGCGAGTGTACTTTATGGCTTTTAATCAAAACCTGCAAGATTTTGCACTGTAAATTCGAATCAACCGCCGGAGTATTTGTACCAAGAAACAACAGAATTATATAGTCCACAAATGAAACGTTATCGTAAATGCTAATCAGATCAAAATCAACGCCTAA includes:
- a CDS encoding eIF-2B guanine-nucleotide exchange factor, putative (Similar to S. cerevisiae GCD2;~In S. cerevisiae: delta subunit of the translation initiation factor eIF2B, the guanine-nucleotide exchange factor for eIF2; activity subsequently regulated by phosphorylated eIF2), with product MADVEKKPELSSSAPAEKKLSNKELKELKKKEKAAKRAAQKEAIGITPEQQKKLAEQKIEKKKQQTASVSNVKKQLHQTIVKDERKVPALFGHLETREQRNAASPAISNIVHPAILSLTLKYSSYKVVGSSSRLSNMLRAFKQVIQDYSTPENTTLTRHLTAHLSHQIEYLKTGRPLSVSMGNAIRWLKQEISVISIDTSEAKAKEILCTKIDDFIKEKIVLSDRLIVDSASRHISNGSTILTFGHSQVLEELFKFCVVEQGKKFNLIIVDSRPLFEGKKLLKNLVNTSLEKEVETNSVASSTIEKVPITQSHISVQYVLINALSSTLLEDVDCVFLGAHAMLSNGRLYSRVGTALIAMMSHTRNIPVLTCCESVKFSDKVQLDSVTTNELADPEDLIQEIDSKKPPQKQSFALEQFLKETEQENKQPKQVKGKQEADTTAEQSDDSEPLKNWQDVKNLNIINIMYDLTPPEYINKVITELGALPPSSVPVILREYKNA
- a CDS encoding proteasome component, putative (Similar to S. cerevisiae ECM29;~In S. cerevisiae: major component of the proteasome; tethers the proteasome core particle to the regulatory particle, and enhances the stability of the proteasome); translation: MASQELALVNKVELRIALAEDDKQFENALNIYLAPVLLKLASPHTEVRQAVLKIIQHIVPRITAARSIKLPVEALIQQIKTPNVDTDPTSVRLYSALFVSRGVDRLNEEEKKQLIPTIIEGIHNYPKSISARIFNIICKLLQNWKMPMKGTDEYDNVRKFLQFDKNPIDEQYLSLIISKFFLLLPESANKATPGLSVQDNAYFTTDAAVTYKTRDDIFKVKQSLLEFLKAGFNPEQMALPLLIVSADPSSSINESSEIAFRKLGVDFDSISIYDNVSFVDYIISLFLGTNTPAVDSNLQCKILQVLIKSHKVHSQDKIASAALGSDNSRLRQLSIQFIRKLGQSPIPEGNLEKFNEDIAHQLRNSIIAEGWPCVEVSMGTNYMNKIKDVNSKYEALGDILKSQPSIFFNDWSFLQFLFDSLGATNQSPELIPSIQKALSGLTVHLSSLSDSRKIELKSLLRKYINIDSAKYIVVKFVNSTYPFQDPEARYLSILGTSKTSAPHTIEEGLNGLHPYWFNINQAGNTTEFKSTSYLLGQESSVEFPSFESFVTTLSNEIEAARTSHDNAIFLSLPKAVEFAEQVLVMNAIKDKTTVIACDQDWSIRLEKAIEMNDTVRNLIITEMKNPMIQQSVFKLLSICIDAVTGQFDNSTGITPDTSYGLILARLLSFASSTAVEALIPKTQDLLGLLDADVLDDISLARVCKSFAIIASHTSVSDEDVDNLLNQLIANATYKKSKSRPLATSYLISRLVLRNRLEVISTSILTSILQTLETMLSESSFYYSALDAISQLAMFGVLGPIINQDLSSFVDKYKDIIKVKVKKIDERSVIAFGYLTLTGETISDSSSLSDDEQVIFNTHVSKQVEYLFTAGEALVVAAAGWDSKLLRKQLDIPDAIVKYIPHDTSRVAALLNSILAACKNTQPSLRKAGCIWLLSLVQYCNNLDVVRSRASEIHVAFMRFLADRDELVQESASRGLGLVYEMGDFDLKETLVKSLLKSFTQSNTSSFTSGSVEHDTELFEPDLLRTNEGSVSTYKDVLNLAQDVGDPSLVYKFMSLAKSSSLWSSRKGIAFGLESILAQSSLDKLLTDNQQLADRLIPKLFRYRYDPNVGVSTSMNDIWNALIKDTSKAVDANFDKILKELLTSMGKKEWRTRQGSTAAMNDLLQMVELNKYQSKLDEIWTMSFRVMDDIKESVRKEGTNLTKSLATKLTRLLETSSNESANTKSVLSFLIPFLLGSKGLLSDSQEVKDFALQTVLKLCKSGNKSMREYVPELIENFINLFSSLEPEVVNYLVLNASKYNVDHNEIDAKRMKSVGHSPLMDAIEKLLNQLDDSLLPDFITRLERTIKKGVGLPTKVSAAMVIMNMVTQHLQMIKPDGDRLLVVAMTQINDRNDTVASSYAAACGHLCRIAKVETVIRYSNKITKMYFEATDAGDERSRILASVASENVSKYSGDKFETVASAFLPVAYIGRFDPSKQVVENFEREWIENTSGGNSAIKLYLVEIIDLVKKYLKSNDFLIRKTLAKALSNLCLVIDNLNQFSIAIIDEILKLLIESNKGKSWDGKELVFDSLVSFAIMSKTYIAHHQDIYEAINRTVTIEIKRRNKAYQRHAIISCGKYIHHFHEDDELVDLYIEIMTNVLSDRYDSTDDDSDEEMEDGTEAKKLNAKENIELEEKKLKILNNVAVAFYTQPDINNQLFEFVFDRLVKTFQSKYIENAWRSKLETTEIFKKVLTEIEESGKQVNVNLLIRTWEFLKEKCLTVDSIENVKIQFIRLSKQLNHYINKVHATSVIVDALEEFATTESSNVVLTELRKTT